The Apostichopus japonicus isolate 1M-3 chromosome 20, ASM3797524v1, whole genome shotgun sequence genome contains a region encoding:
- the LOC139961953 gene encoding DNA-binding protein P3A2-like — protein MMSITEDVSEPSSPDTPFDDSDLLNPAVTDDVTAQLAAAGTIGVAAAAAIATGKKRKRPHSFETNPSIRKRIQKRLLRKLKNVIDEYTTRVGQQAVVLCCTPGKTENNFKVFGAAPLENVIRNMKPSVMNDLQEALNHQAPKQDRDNPNQFELPPLVIEGIPTPVDKMTQAQLRAFIPLMLKYSTGRGKPGWGKESCRPAWWPSDLPWANVRSDVRSDEDKTKVSWTHALRTIVKNCYKHHAREDLLPEFSEDKDKDQQLQHTSLLPTHTVVQTVANDDGTFSLIQVDTGNTVATLTDVTQVQQLQAMQGIQLQPIQIQQPATQGVQTLAEVASQQGVVTQVSQSVPVTVQLTGPQRVATLATATLPAGTQIMLSNGTVGTISAMSEGIVIPTQVYQTVTQVETSEGTVMHPIQVQGGQVITTQAGAHLAALSNGTAGQSLKMEADMTQQHPQPGDHGDDGTQVIAMPMVTHATTSQAAIDPSQQTVEIVPMDH, from the exons ATGATGTCCATAACAGAAGATGTGAGTGAACCGTCTTCTCCAGACACACCCTTTGATGATTCTGACCTACTCAACCCTGCAGTGACGGATGATGTTACAGCTCAGCTTGCTGCAGCGG GTACAATTGGAGTAGCAGCAGCAGCTGCCATAGCAACAGGAAAGAAGAGGAAGCGCCCCCATTCCTTTGAAACAAATCCATCAATACGGAAGAGAATCCAGAAGAGGCTGTTGAG GAAATTGAAGAATGTGATTGATGAATACACAACGAGAGTTGGCCAGCAAGCAGTTGTCCTTTGTTGCACGCCAGGAAAGACCGAAAATAACTTCAAGGTTTTTGGAGCTGCCCCTCTGGAGAATGTG ATTCGCAACATGAAGCCTAGCGTTATGAATGACCTACAAGAAGCGCTAAATCACCAAGCACCAAAGCAAGATAGGGACAACCCCAACCAATTTGAGCTACCTCCACTCGTGATAGAAGGCATCCCAACTCCTGTGGATAAAATGACCCAGGCCCAGCTGAGGGCTTTCATACCACTGATGCTTAAGTACTCGACCGGTCGAGGTAAACCAGGGTGGGGCAAAGAGAGCTGTCGACCGGCCTGGTGGCCGTCAGACCTACCCTGGGCCAATGTGAGAAGTGATGTGCGATCTGACGAAGACAAAACCAAG GTCTCCTGGACACACGCGCTACGTACCATTGTCAAGAACTGTTATAAGCACCATGCAAGAGAGGACTTGCTGCCAGAGTTTAGTGAGGATAAAGACAAGGACCAACAGCTACAGCATACTAGCCTTCTACCAACGCACACAGTGGTACAGACAGTCGCCAATGATGATGGCACATTCTCACTTATTCAAGTTGATACAGGGAATACTGTGGCTACCTTGACAGATGTGACA CAAGTACAACAACTGCAAGCGATGCAAGGCATCCAGCTACAACCTATTCAAATACAACAGCCTGCCACCCAAGGAGTACAGACACTTGCCGAGGTGGCCTCACAACAAGGAGTTGTAACACAG GTATCCCAGTCAGTCCCAGTTACTGTCCAGCTAACGGGGCCTCAGAGAGTAGCCACCCTGGCTACTGCTACCTTGCCTGCTGGTACACAGATTATGCTGTCAAACGGTACAGTCGGTACCATCTCTGCCATGTCTGAAG GTATAGTAATCCCTACCCAGGTGTACCAGACGGTGACACAGGTTGAAACCAGTGAGGGTACTGTGATGCACCCTATCCAGGTACAAGGTGGACAAGTGATAACCACACAGGCTGGGGCCCATTTAGCTGCTCTGTCTAATGGTACAGCTGGACAGAGCTTAAAAATGGAAGCTGACATGACCCAACAGCACCCTCAGCCCGGAGACCACGGTGATGATGGTACACAAGTGATAGCAATGCCAATGGTGACACATGCGACTACATCTCAGGCAGCTATTGATCCATCGCAGCAGACTGTGGAAATAGTACCCATGGATCATTAG